Proteins co-encoded in one Astyanax mexicanus isolate ESR-SI-001 chromosome 1, AstMex3_surface, whole genome shotgun sequence genomic window:
- the LOC107196909 gene encoding trypsin-2-like has protein sequence MRSLVLLVLLGAAFAFEDDKIVGGYECTPYSQPWQVSLNVGYHFCGGSLVNENWVVSAAHCYKSRIEVRLGEHNIQVNEGTEQFVDSSRVIRNPNYNSWTLDSDIMLVKLSQPANLNSYVKPVSLPKSCAAAGTMCLVSGWGNTMSSTADSNKLQCLEIPIISTTDCENSYPGMITNTMFCAGYLEGGKDSCQGDSGGPVVCNGELQGVVSWGYGCAEKNHPGVYAKVCMFSTWLADTMASN, from the exons ATGAGGTCACTTGTCTTGCTTGTGCTCCTTGGAGCTGCAT ttgcTTTTGAGGATGACAAGATTGTCGGGGGTTATGAGTGCACACCCTACTCCCAGCCCTGGCAGGTGTCTCTGAATGTTGGCTACCACTTCTGTGGTGGCTCTCTGGTGAACGAGAACTGGGTTGTGTCTGCTGCCCACTGCTACAAATC TCGCATTGAAGTTCGTCTGGGCGAGCACAACATCCAGGTTAACGAGGGCACTGAGCAGTTCGTCGACTCTTCTCGCGTCATCAGAAACCCCAACTACAACTCCTGGACCCTTGACAGTGACATCATGCTGGTCAAGCTGAGCCAGCCTGCTAACTTGAACTCATATGTGAAGCCTGTGTCCCTGCCCaagagctgtgctgctgctggaaCCATGTGCCTCGTCTCCGGCTGGGGAAACACCATGAGCTCCA CTGCTGACAGCAACAAGCTGCAGTGTCTGGAGATCCCCATCATCTCCACCACCGACTGTGAGAACTCCTACCCTGGCATGATCACCAACACCATGTTCTGCGCTGGATACCTGGAGGGAGGCAAGGACTCTTGCCAG GGTGATTCCGGTGGCCCCGTGGTGTGCAATGGTGAGCTGCAGGGTGTTGTGTCCTGGGGTTACGGCTGTGCTGAGAAGAACCACCCTGGTGTCTACGCCAAG GTCTGCATGTTCTCCACCTGGCTTGCTGACACAATGGCCAGCAACTAA
- the LOC111194782 gene encoding trypsin-2 has product MRSLVFLVLLGAAFAFEDDKIVGGYECTPYSQPWQVSLNVGYHFCGGSLVNENWVVSAAHCYQSRIEVRLGEHNIQVNEGTEQFVDSSRVIRNPNYNSWTLDSDIMLVKLSQPANLNSYVKPVSLPKSCAAAGTMCLVSGWGNTMSSTADRNKLQCLDIPIISTTDCENSYPGMITNTMFCAGYLEGGKDSCQGDSGGPVVCNGELQGVVSWGYGCAEKNHPGVYAKVCMFSTWLADTMASN; this is encoded by the exons ATGAGGTCACTTGTCTTCCTTGTGCTCCTTGGAGCTGCTT TTGCTTTTGAGGATGACAAGATTGTCGGGGGTTATGAGTGCACACCCTACTCCCAGCCCTGGCAGGTGTCTCTGAATGTTGGCTACCACTTCTGTGGTGGCTCTCTGGTGAACGAGAACTGGGTTGTGTCTGCTGCCCACTGCTACCAGTC TCGCATTGAAGTTCGTCTGGGCGAGCACAACATCCAGGTTAACGAGGGCACTGAGCAGTTCGTCGACTCTTCTCGCGTCATCAGAAACCCCAACTACAACTCCTGGACCCTTGACAGTGACATCATGCTGGTCAAGCTGAGCCAGCCTGCTAACTTGAACTCATACGTGAAGCCCGTGTCCCTGCCCaagagctgtgctgctgctggcaCCATGTGCCTCGTCTCCGGCTGGGGAAACACCATGAGCTCCA CTGCTGATCGTAACAAGCTGCAGTGTCTGGATATCCCCATCATCTCCACCACCGACTGTGAGAACTCCTACCCTGGCATGATCACCAACACCATGTTCTGCGCTGGATACCTGGAGGGAGGCAAGGACTCTTGCCAG GGTGACTCCGGTGGCCCCGTGGTGTGCAATGGTGAGCTGCAGGGTGTTGTGTCCTGGGGTTACGGCTGTGCTGAGAAGAACCACCCTGGTGTCTACGCCAAG GTCTGCATGTTCTCCACCTGGCTTGCTGACACAATGGCCAGCAACTAA
- the mrpl17 gene encoding 39S ribosomal protein L17, mitochondrial — MRLTLRALISHGRVARRMGLGPESRINMLRNILTGLVRHERIETTRVRADEVQFYAEKLIDYAKKGDTNEKSMKMADFWLTEKDLIPKLFKVLAPRFENQPSGYTRMARLPNRENLDRAAMAVIEYKGNPFPPLFPVKQDNELNLVNQLLKGYREEQAQLSATESKS; from the exons ATGCGGCTCACTCTCAGAGCGCTGATCTCTCATGGACGGGTCGCCCGCAGGATGGGTCTCGGACCCGAGTCCAGAATCAACATGCTGAGGAACATCCTCACCGGCCTGGTCCGGCACGAGCGGATAGAGACCACCCGGGTCCGAGCCGACGAGGTCCAGTTCTACGCTGAGAAG TTAATTGACTATGCCAAAAAAGGAGACACTAACGAAAAGTCGATGAAAATGGCAGATTTTTGGCTTACG GAGAAAGATTTGATTCCAAAGCTGTTTAAAGTTCTCGCGCCAAGATTTGAAAACCAGCCCAGTGGATATACACGAATGGCACGTCTGCCTAACAGAGAGAACCTGGACCGCGCTGCTATGGCTGTCATTGAGTACAAAGGCAACCCTTTCCCACCTCTGTTTCCTGTTAAACAAGACAATGAACTCAACCTTGTAAACCAACTTTTAAAAGGCTACAGAGAAGAACAGGCCCAACTGAGCGCAACTGAAAGCAAGTCATAA